The following proteins are co-located in the Vigna angularis cultivar LongXiaoDou No.4 chromosome 2, ASM1680809v1, whole genome shotgun sequence genome:
- the LOC108328118 gene encoding F-box/FBD/LRR-repeat protein At5g22660, protein MVEPSAKILRRTLDENLDGETDNIDRLSALPESILLYIISFLELREAAATSILSTTWRDLFLQFRSIVATFNEHGVFSSEHHRLFDLFVGFVNRMLRERNPEIPIKVIRVTVKNFTERMKLGYESLMMSTAFAMSTCKVETIDYSFDMCFERTEPPSIVLPSEMFISETLTGLRLILPKGWVLPEKVWLPKLRYAHLIPFRLVDENSIQRFLDGCPRLENVMFIMKDETTKVKNLHMSSSSLKFVMLDWHVIEETNMSITVKAENLLRLFLSLRGGHKVNLDAPNLKFFSIEGQALELNMIQSVPSMEQATIATDCMFHFSDWNDFYSRSAKTCAFFGEFQNLRSLNISEPIMKALYVSKPVMPTFRNLYKIRLIPRYCKDDFTRYWIAHVLFNLFEKCPNLQVLSFKKVFDNYFGEVDFESVFPVSMVQNLKKLEICDFRGLEMEYKLVEFFMNNGQSLVIVSLKKNYSTPYNYLWKQNQRDRILSFLTHRDECAIVFK, encoded by the exons ATGGTAGAACCTTCAGCAAAGATCCTTAGACGAACCCTAGATGAAAACTTAGATGGAGAAACGGACAACATTGATAGACTGAGTGCACTTCCAGAATCTATTCTTCTCtacattatttcatttttgGAACTCAGAGAAGCTGCAGCCACTTCAATTTTATCCACAACCTGGAGAGATCTTTTCTTACAATTTCGAAGTATTGTGGCAACTTTCAATGAACATGGGGTTTTTTCTTCTGAGCATCATAGGCTCTTTGACCTCTTTGTAGGCTTTGTTAATAGAATGCTTCGAGAGAGAAATCCAGAAATACCCATTAAAGTTATAAGGGTAACTGTGAAGAATTTCACTGAAAGGATGAAACTGGGTTATGAATCGTTGATGATGTCCACAGCTTTTGCAATGTCCACTTGCAAAGTGGAGACTATTGATTACAGTTTTGATATGTGTTTTGAAAGAACTGAGCCACCTTCAATTGTTCTTCCATCTGAAATGTTTATATCAGAGACTCTAACTGGTTTGCGTCTAATTCTTCCTAAGGGGTGGGTTCTTCCAGAAAAGGTTTGGTTGCCCAAGCTAAGGTATGCTCACTTAATTCCTTTTAGATTGGTGGATGAGAATTCAATTCAAAGGTTTCTGGACGGGTGCCCTAGGCTAGAAAATGTGATGTTTATAATGAAGGATGAGACTACTAAAGTAAAAAATCTTCACATGTCAAGTTCCTCCTTGAAATTTGTAATGCTTGATTGGCACGTGATAGAGGAAACAAATATGAGTATCACTGTGAAGGCTGAaaaccttttgaggttgtttttATCTCTTAGGGGAGGTCACAAAGTGAATTTGGATGCACCAAATCTGAAGTTCTTCTCCATTGAGGGTCAAGCGCTTGAACTGAACATGATTCAAAGTGTTCCTTCGATGGAACAAGCAACTATAGCTACTGATTGTATGTTTCACTTCTCAGATTGGAATGACTTTTATTCACGTTCTGCAAAAACTTGTGCCTTTTTTGGAGAGTTTCAAAACCTGAGATCACTCAACATATCAGAACCCATCATGAag gCTCTATATGTTTCTAAACCGGTGATGCCCACTTTCAGAAACCTGTACAAGATAAGGCTTATCCCTCGTTATTGTAAAGATGATTTTACCCGATACTGGATTGCACATGTGTTATTCAACTTGTTTGAAAAGTGTCCTAACCTTCAAGTGCTTTCCTTTAAAAAG GTGTTCGACAACTACTTTGGCGAGGTTGATTTTGAATCTGTTTTCCCTGTTAGCATGGTTCAAAATctgaagaaattagaaatttgtGACTTCAGAGGCCTAGAAATGGAATACAAGCTGGTGGAATTTTTCATGAACAATGGACAATCTTTAGTGATTGTTTctctgaaaaaaaattattcgaCTCCATATAATTATCTTTGGAAGCAAAACCAACGAGACAGAATTCTCTCCTTCCTGACTCACCGAGATGAGTGTGCCATTGTATTCAAATAG